A part of Terriglobales bacterium genomic DNA contains:
- the pal gene encoding peptidoglycan-associated lipoprotein Pal: MKHSKMKWSILLLVMASIVVLGACKKKVAPPPPPPPPPPPAPTASLTANPNTIQPGQSTNLIWQTQNATNVSIDGIGTVEPSGNSQVTPTTSTTYHLIATGPGGSQDATARVTVTAPPPPPAPSRSATDEEMFNQNIKDIFFDYDSYDIRPDQQSAVQADAAFLKQHPNITFTVEGHCDERGSTEYNLALGDNRAGAVRSALVQAGVPADRIHTISYGKEKPFCTESNEQCWQQNRRGHFVYGSR; encoded by the coding sequence TTGAAGCACAGCAAGATGAAGTGGTCGATATTGCTGCTGGTCATGGCCAGCATTGTGGTGCTAGGCGCTTGCAAGAAGAAGGTTGCTCCTCCGCCTCCGCCGCCACCTCCGCCGCCACCCGCACCTACCGCTTCTCTGACGGCGAATCCCAACACTATCCAGCCGGGACAGTCCACGAACCTGATTTGGCAGACACAGAACGCCACGAATGTCAGCATCGATGGAATAGGTACGGTTGAGCCCAGCGGCAATAGCCAGGTAACACCCACTACCTCCACTACCTACCACTTGATCGCGACGGGACCGGGTGGCAGCCAGGATGCCACGGCAAGGGTTACCGTAACCGCACCGCCACCTCCTCCGGCTCCTTCCCGCTCGGCAACCGACGAAGAAATGTTCAATCAGAACATCAAAGATATTTTCTTCGACTACGACAGCTACGACATTCGCCCCGACCAGCAATCTGCGGTACAGGCCGATGCAGCTTTCCTGAAGCAGCATCCCAATATCACCTTTACCGTGGAAGGTCATTGCGATGAACGCGGCTCCACCGAATACAACCTGGCACTAGGCGATAACCGCGCCGGAGCTGTGCGCAGCGCGCTGGTGCAGGCCGGCGTGCCTGCTGACCGGATTCACACCATCAGCTACGGCAAAGAGAAGCCTTTCTGCACCGAGTCCAACGAGCAGTGCTGGCAGCAGAATCGCCGTGGCCATTTCGTGTACGGCAGCAGATAA